From Rhizobium favelukesii, the proteins below share one genomic window:
- a CDS encoding glutathione S-transferase family protein: MDPLRTEPSGSVLLLVSHHLCPYVQRAAIALAEKGVPFERINIDLADKPDWFLEISPLGKVPLLCVRNSDGSQEILFESSVICEYLEETQDGPRLHLADAITRARHRGWMEFGSSILSDLWVYETTQDRAQLEAKRKVVASKFATIEAELNSGPYFAGASFSLVDAVFAPIFRYFDVFDTIGDSGIFAGLSRVQAWRAALSDRPSVKVAVAPDYADRLMAFLKRHDAALLQQPSGSAA, from the coding sequence ATGGATCCTTTGCGCACCGAACCGTCCGGTTCCGTTCTTTTGCTTGTCAGCCATCATCTCTGCCCTTACGTACAGCGCGCCGCGATCGCGCTTGCGGAGAAGGGAGTCCCCTTCGAGCGGATCAACATCGATCTCGCAGACAAGCCCGACTGGTTTCTCGAGATTTCGCCGCTCGGCAAGGTGCCTCTGCTTTGCGTTCGCAACAGCGACGGCAGCCAAGAGATACTCTTCGAGAGCAGCGTGATTTGCGAATATCTGGAAGAGACCCAAGACGGGCCTCGCCTTCACCTGGCGGATGCCATCACTCGCGCCCGCCACCGCGGCTGGATGGAGTTCGGCTCTTCGATCCTGTCCGATCTCTGGGTCTATGAGACGACACAGGATCGAGCGCAGCTCGAGGCCAAACGGAAAGTCGTCGCGTCGAAATTCGCGACCATTGAAGCGGAACTGAACAGCGGCCCCTATTTCGCGGGCGCCAGCTTCAGTCTGGTCGATGCCGTATTTGCGCCGATTTTCCGCTACTTCGACGTGTTCGACACAATCGGTGACAGCGGTATTTTCGCCGGCCTATCACGCGTACAGGCCTGGCGAGCAGCACTCTCCGACCGGCCGAGCGTCAAGGTCGCGGTTGCGCCTGACTACGCTGACCGGCTGATGGCCTTTCTGAAACGTCACGACGCGGCCCTGCTGCAGCAACCATCCGGGTCGGCGGCCTAG
- a CDS encoding MarR family winged helix-turn-helix transcriptional regulator, with protein sequence MDRVDKILAQWRKERPDLDTEAMGIMGRLKRLTTHLAREVEQVLQRHGLSSSAFDVLATLRRSGVPYRLSPGDLLSMTMVSSGTMTNRIDQLEKAGLVERVLNPDDRRSVLIALTEVGLVAVEGAAGAHVANQQRLMQAFSAEEKAELDALLRKFLATFE encoded by the coding sequence ATGGATCGCGTCGACAAGATACTTGCGCAATGGCGCAAGGAGCGTCCCGACCTCGACACAGAGGCGATGGGCATCATGGGCCGGTTGAAACGGCTGACGACGCATCTCGCCCGCGAGGTCGAGCAGGTGTTGCAGCGGCACGGGCTTTCCTCCTCCGCCTTCGACGTGCTTGCGACCCTCAGACGCTCGGGCGTGCCCTATCGGCTCTCGCCCGGCGATCTGCTGTCGATGACGATGGTCAGTTCCGGTACGATGACGAACCGGATCGACCAGTTGGAGAAGGCGGGCCTGGTCGAACGCGTCCTCAATCCTGACGATCGGCGAAGTGTGCTCATCGCCCTGACCGAGGTCGGGCTTGTTGCGGTGGAGGGCGCCGCCGGCGCCCACGTGGCCAATCAGCAACGTTTGATGCAGGCCTTCAGCGCCGAGGAAAAAGCCGAACTCGACGCGCTGCTGCGCAAGTTTCTAGCGACCTTCGAATAG
- a CDS encoding MarR family winged helix-turn-helix transcriptional regulator: MHEERDKVSPSDAAINAWIRLMRAQQRLLGRIEADLKSAGLPSLGWYDVLWELVRSPQGRLRPFEIEERTLLAQYNLSRLIDRLEKEGLVQRETFDQDGRGRWVVVTESGRALQKRMWQVYAKAIEDNLGSKLSEADAVALASLLARFS; this comes from the coding sequence ATGCATGAAGAACGAGATAAAGTGAGTCCGTCGGACGCCGCGATCAATGCCTGGATCAGGCTTATGCGTGCGCAGCAACGGCTGCTCGGCCGGATCGAAGCGGATCTCAAGTCGGCCGGATTGCCCTCGCTTGGTTGGTACGATGTGCTCTGGGAATTGGTGCGGTCGCCGCAAGGCAGATTGCGACCGTTCGAGATCGAAGAGCGCACGCTGCTTGCCCAGTACAATCTCTCGCGCCTGATCGATCGCCTTGAGAAAGAAGGCCTGGTCCAGCGCGAAACCTTCGATCAGGATGGGCGCGGGCGGTGGGTGGTTGTCACCGAAAGCGGCCGCGCGCTGCAGAAGCGCATGTGGCAGGTCTATGCCAAGGCCATCGAAGACAATCTCGGTTCGAAGTTGAGCGAGGCCGATGCCGTCGCGCTTGCGTCTCTGCTGGCACGCTTCAGCTGA
- a CDS encoding aminopeptidase produces MNFMPQSQTSVDPAKLEKLAEVAIKVGLQLQTGQDLVITAPVVALPLVRLITKHAYMAGAGLVTVFYSDEEVTLARYRYGNDQSFDRASDWLYDGMAKAYAKGAARLAVSGDNPMLLSEQDPAKVGRANRANSAAYKPALEKISNFDINWNIVSYPNPSWAALVFPDDPEAIAVAKLAKAIFAASRVDVEDPIAAWAEHNANLAKRSSWLNGARFASLHFTGPGTDLTVGLADGHEWHGGSSVAKNGITCNPNIPTEEVFTTPHALRVEGHVSSTKPLSHQGTLIDNIQVRFEGGRIVEAKASRGEEVLNKVLDTDEGARRLGEVALVPHSSPISASGILFYNTLFDENASCHIALGQCYSKCFIDGASLTQEQIKAQGGNSSLIHIDWMIGSGQVDIDGIKPDGSRAPVMRQGEWA; encoded by the coding sequence ATGAATTTTATGCCCCAAAGCCAGACCTCCGTGGATCCGGCAAAGCTTGAGAAGCTTGCGGAAGTGGCCATCAAGGTCGGCCTGCAGCTGCAGACGGGTCAGGATCTGGTAATCACAGCTCCTGTGGTCGCCCTCCCCCTTGTCCGTCTGATCACGAAGCATGCCTATATGGCGGGCGCTGGCCTGGTGACGGTATTCTATTCCGACGAGGAAGTGACACTCGCACGCTATCGGTACGGCAACGACCAGAGCTTCGACCGCGCCTCCGACTGGCTTTACGATGGTATGGCGAAGGCCTATGCCAAGGGTGCCGCCCGCCTTGCCGTTTCCGGCGACAACCCGATGCTGCTGTCTGAGCAGGATCCCGCCAAGGTGGGCCGTGCCAACCGGGCGAACTCTGCCGCCTACAAGCCCGCGCTGGAAAAGATCTCGAATTTCGACATCAACTGGAACATCGTATCCTATCCCAACCCGTCCTGGGCAGCGCTCGTCTTTCCCGACGATCCGGAGGCGATTGCGGTCGCCAAGCTCGCCAAGGCGATCTTCGCCGCATCGCGCGTCGACGTCGAAGACCCGATCGCCGCGTGGGCCGAGCACAACGCCAACCTTGCCAAACGCTCAAGCTGGCTGAATGGTGCACGCTTCGCCTCGCTGCATTTCACAGGTCCCGGCACCGATTTGACGGTCGGCCTCGCTGACGGTCACGAGTGGCATGGCGGCTCGTCTGTTGCCAAGAACGGCATTACCTGCAATCCGAATATCCCGACCGAGGAAGTCTTCACGACGCCGCATGCGCTGCGCGTCGAGGGCCACGTCTCGAGCACCAAGCCGTTGTCGCATCAGGGCACGCTGATCGACAATATCCAGGTCCGCTTTGAAGGCGGCCGAATCGTCGAGGCGAAGGCCTCGCGCGGCGAGGAAGTGCTGAACAAGGTGCTGGACACCGACGAGGGTGCGCGCCGGCTCGGCGAGGTGGCACTGGTGCCGCATTCGTCGCCGATCTCGGCCAGCGGCATTCTCTTCTACAACACGCTGTTCGACGAAAACGCCTCGTGCCACATCGCGCTCGGCCAGTGCTACTCGAAGTGCTTCATCGATGGCGCCAGCCTGACACAGGAACAGATTAAGGCTCAAGGAGGCAACTCGAGCCTGATCCACATCGACTGGATGATCGGCTCGGGCCAAGTCGATATCGACGGCATTAAGCCGGACGGCTCGCGCGCTCCGGTGATGCGTCAGGGCGAATGGGCCTGA
- a CDS encoding transporter: MLSNLSISNWVGLIGTPLLIASGQVLFKMTSATAGELSVRNLLALFLNPVLVAALLLYGLGTIIWIYVLKAVPLTMAYSFMGLTFCFVPLLAQVFLGEALTLRYAIGAVFIIAGMLAING; this comes from the coding sequence ATGCTCTCCAACCTTTCAATCAGCAACTGGGTCGGCCTTATCGGCACGCCGTTGCTCATCGCCTCCGGCCAGGTCCTGTTCAAAATGACAAGTGCGACCGCCGGCGAACTTAGTGTACGCAATCTGCTCGCGCTGTTTCTCAACCCCGTGCTGGTCGCGGCGCTTCTCCTCTACGGTCTGGGCACTATCATCTGGATCTATGTCCTCAAGGCCGTGCCGTTGACCATGGCCTATTCCTTCATGGGATTGACGTTCTGCTTCGTGCCTTTGCTGGCGCAGGTTTTTCTCGGCGAAGCCCTGACGCTACGCTACGCGATAGGTGCAGTCTTTATCATTGCGGGTATGCTGGCGATCAATGGCTGA
- the xseA gene encoding exodeoxyribonuclease VII large subunit: MSNVFENDSPSNLTEYSVSELSGSIKRTVETAFDQVRVRGEISGYRGPHSSGHAYFALKDDRARIDAVVWKGTFSRLKFRPEEGMEVIATGKVTTFPGSSKYQIVIETLEPAGAGALMALIEERKRRLGAEGLFDQSRKRRLPFMPRVIGVVTSPTGAVIRDILHRISDRFPVHVIVWPVKVQGEGSGEEVANAIRGFNSFEPRGEMPRPDVLIVARGGGSLEDLWSFNDEIVVRAAAESQIPVISAVGHETDWTLIDYAADVRAPTPTGAAEMAVPVKVELEAQTAGLAARLQGCMSRRMDHHRQSLRALIRALPSLDQLLALPRRRFDEAAAGLGRGLELNTINKRGSLERTAAHLRPDVLSNRIAERRQYLNERMTRAERTIERLIDRSKSRVGRADAIFTTLPTRLKTQTARLRDHLTNLSRHADTAVRHQLTRARGELTAQDRMLQSLSYKNVLKRGYAVIRDDENRPVSQAATLSSGMSISIEFADGHVGAVTTEGGPSSSTQRKRTAKPQEERAPPKQGSLF; encoded by the coding sequence ATGAGCAACGTCTTTGAGAATGATTCGCCGAGCAATCTTACCGAGTACTCGGTTTCGGAACTTTCCGGCTCGATCAAGCGCACCGTCGAGACTGCCTTCGACCAGGTACGCGTGCGCGGCGAGATTTCCGGATACAGAGGTCCGCACTCTTCCGGGCACGCCTATTTTGCCTTGAAGGATGATCGTGCCCGCATTGACGCCGTCGTCTGGAAGGGCACCTTTTCCAGGCTGAAATTCCGCCCCGAAGAGGGGATGGAGGTGATCGCCACCGGCAAGGTGACGACCTTTCCGGGCTCGTCGAAGTATCAGATTGTCATCGAGACGCTGGAGCCGGCCGGCGCCGGCGCGCTGATGGCGCTGATCGAAGAGCGCAAGCGCAGGCTTGGCGCCGAAGGCCTCTTCGATCAGTCCCGCAAGCGGCGACTGCCGTTCATGCCCAGGGTGATCGGCGTCGTGACCTCGCCGACGGGCGCCGTCATTCGCGACATTCTCCACCGCATATCCGATCGCTTCCCGGTTCATGTCATCGTCTGGCCGGTAAAGGTGCAGGGTGAGGGCTCCGGCGAGGAAGTCGCCAACGCCATCAGAGGCTTCAACAGTTTCGAGCCACGCGGGGAAATGCCGCGTCCGGACGTCCTGATCGTCGCGCGCGGGGGTGGTAGCCTCGAGGATCTCTGGAGCTTCAACGACGAAATCGTGGTGCGCGCCGCCGCCGAGAGTCAGATTCCGGTGATCTCGGCCGTCGGTCACGAAACCGACTGGACGTTGATCGACTATGCCGCCGACGTGCGCGCGCCGACGCCGACCGGTGCGGCCGAGATGGCGGTTCCCGTAAAGGTCGAATTGGAGGCCCAGACGGCGGGGCTCGCGGCGCGCCTGCAGGGTTGCATGAGCCGCCGCATGGATCATCATCGCCAGTCCCTACGGGCCTTGATCCGCGCTCTGCCCTCGCTGGATCAGCTGTTGGCCCTGCCACGTCGCCGGTTTGATGAGGCCGCCGCCGGTCTCGGCCGCGGCCTCGAACTCAACACGATCAACAAGCGCGGCAGCTTGGAGCGGACGGCCGCACATCTGCGGCCCGATGTTCTATCGAACCGCATTGCAGAGCGTCGCCAGTACCTGAACGAACGAATGACGCGTGCCGAGCGGACGATCGAGCGCCTCATCGATCGCTCGAAATCGCGGGTTGGCCGTGCCGATGCAATCTTCACCACGCTGCCGACGCGCCTGAAGACGCAGACCGCTCGCTTGCGCGATCACCTCACCAATCTGTCGCGTCACGCCGACACAGCGGTGAGGCACCAGCTAACGCGGGCACGCGGCGAGCTCACGGCCCAGGACCGCATGCTGCAGTCGTTGTCTTACAAGAACGTGCTGAAGCGTGGTTACGCCGTTATCAGGGACGACGAGAACAGGCCCGTGTCGCAGGCTGCAACGCTCTCATCCGGCATGAGTATTTCGATCGAGTTTGCGGATGGTCACGTTGGCGCGGTGACCACCGAAGGAGGCCCGTCCTCTTCCACGCAGAGGAAGCGGACGGCGAAGCCGCAAGAGGAGCGCGCGCCGCCGAAACAGGGCAGTCTCTTTTAG
- a CDS encoding class I SAM-dependent methyltransferase produces MNRETTNRIRFVLEDVLPPFLRDSGVFRWAAKRVWGDHISHLARFRERAPFLSAEEYAELYRNHPRVHEGTDNSAACIDRIVGSIEGGSICDVGCGTGALLSRIQSAHPNLTRLVGVDFVIDDASSLAGIEYVAAKVERLPFADGEFDTVICTHVIEHILDYRQAIAELRRIAKRQLIIVVPREREYRYTFNPHFNFFPYTHSFLRAVHPVPPTFVCDDIGRDIFYMEDRQATN; encoded by the coding sequence ATGAACAGAGAAACCACGAACCGAATTCGCTTCGTTCTTGAAGACGTTCTGCCGCCATTTTTGCGGGACTCCGGCGTCTTTCGCTGGGCGGCGAAGCGTGTCTGGGGTGATCATATCAGTCACCTTGCGAGATTTCGCGAACGGGCGCCATTCCTTTCCGCGGAGGAATATGCCGAACTCTACCGCAATCATCCGCGTGTTCACGAAGGGACCGACAATTCCGCAGCATGCATTGACCGGATTGTGGGATCGATCGAAGGCGGAAGCATATGTGACGTCGGCTGCGGCACCGGAGCCTTGCTGAGCCGCATCCAGTCGGCACATCCAAACCTTACCCGGCTCGTCGGGGTGGATTTCGTGATCGATGATGCATCGTCGCTTGCCGGCATCGAATACGTGGCCGCCAAGGTGGAGAGATTGCCTTTCGCCGATGGCGAATTCGATACCGTGATCTGCACGCACGTCATCGAGCATATTCTCGACTATCGGCAAGCCATCGCCGAACTGCGCCGTATTGCCAAGCGACAGCTCATCATCGTCGTGCCGCGGGAGCGCGAATATCGCTACACGTTCAACCCGCATTTCAACTTCTTCCCGTATACGCACTCGTTTCTGAGAGCCGTTCACCCGGTCCCCCCGACATTCGTCTGCGACGATATCGGGCGTGACATCTTCTATATGGAAGACAGGCAAGCTACGAATTGA
- the ybaK gene encoding Cys-tRNA(Pro) deacylase, with product MSKTTRATQVLSKAGVTFTVHTYDYDPNAERVGLQAAEALGEEPHRVLKTLMAEVDGKAVCVVVPSNREVSMKKVANVFGGKSANMMKPADAERLTGYHVGGISPFGQRKFVPTAIEEAALVETQVYINGGQRGLQVRLDPKDALRTLKASAAPLIA from the coding sequence ATGTCCAAAACGACGCGCGCCACACAAGTCCTCAGCAAGGCAGGGGTTACCTTTACGGTTCACACCTATGACTACGACCCGAATGCAGAGCGTGTCGGCCTGCAGGCTGCCGAGGCGCTTGGCGAGGAGCCGCATCGCGTGTTGAAGACGCTAATGGCGGAGGTCGACGGCAAGGCAGTCTGCGTTGTCGTTCCCTCCAATCGCGAGGTCAGTATGAAGAAGGTGGCAAACGTCTTCGGCGGCAAGTCCGCCAACATGATGAAGCCCGCCGATGCCGAGCGCCTGACAGGCTACCACGTCGGCGGCATCAGCCCTTTCGGGCAGCGGAAGTTCGTCCCGACCGCGATCGAAGAGGCGGCACTTGTCGAAACGCAGGTCTACATCAATGGCGGACAGCGCGGGCTGCAGGTTCGGCTCGATCCGAAGGACGCGTTGAGGACGCTGAAGGCCTCGGCCGCACCTCTCATCGCCTGA
- a CDS encoding spike base protein, RCAP_Rcc01079 family produces the protein MCFPVTKIGGQAIFHSTSKVDRAAKPTIDHLSIFPGETTIGIGGDLVVTMASGQALSFASVRDGSLLPLRISRVHATGTTADSTLGLT, from the coding sequence TTGTGCTTTCCCGTAACGAAAATCGGCGGTCAAGCTATTTTTCATTCAACATCAAAGGTTGACAGAGCAGCAAAGCCGACAATCGATCACCTCTCCATTTTCCCCGGGGAGACCACAATCGGCATCGGCGGAGACCTGGTCGTGACCATGGCGTCGGGGCAGGCTCTTTCCTTTGCCTCCGTCCGCGACGGATCGCTGTTGCCGCTGCGGATTTCCCGGGTCCATGCCACCGGCACCACCGCCGACAGCACTCTCGGGCTGACTTAG
- a CDS encoding glycosyltransferase, translated as MTGSRIDNLNIAVLLPCYNEAATIGAVVRGFKSALPGAPVHVYDNNSTDGTALRAMLAGAHVVRERRQGKGHVVRRMFADIDADIYIMADGDGTYSPEDAEELIRTLLTERADMVVGTRRGVHADAGRQGHAFGNKIFNMLYRTIFGTDFTDIFSGYRVFSRRFVKSFPAVSAGFEIETEMSVHASRLKLPVSELELDYGRRPEGSHSKLSTFKDGAKILWMFAMLMKETRPFAFFGIISGFFMLASMAFMAPVLMEYFQTGLVNRMPTWVLSMALMMISFMVFTAGLILDSVARSRSEQLRIFYLNVAARSNGSTTSERTTTPHKKTARIA; from the coding sequence ATGACTGGATCGCGTATCGACAATCTGAATATTGCCGTGCTCTTACCCTGCTATAACGAGGCCGCCACCATCGGCGCCGTTGTCCGGGGCTTCAAGTCCGCGCTACCGGGCGCCCCCGTTCATGTCTACGACAACAACTCGACGGATGGTACCGCGCTCCGCGCGATGCTCGCGGGCGCCCACGTCGTGCGCGAACGGCGGCAGGGCAAAGGTCACGTTGTCCGGCGCATGTTCGCCGACATCGACGCCGACATCTACATCATGGCGGATGGCGACGGGACGTACTCACCCGAGGACGCCGAGGAGCTCATCCGGACGCTGCTGACCGAGCGCGCCGACATGGTGGTGGGCACGCGACGCGGCGTCCACGCCGACGCTGGCAGACAGGGACATGCCTTCGGCAACAAGATCTTCAACATGCTGTACCGAACAATCTTCGGCACGGATTTTACCGACATCTTCTCGGGCTATCGCGTCTTTTCGCGTCGTTTTGTCAAAAGCTTCCCTGCCGTCTCGGCAGGCTTCGAGATCGAGACGGAAATGTCGGTTCATGCATCACGGCTGAAGCTGCCTGTCAGCGAACTGGAGCTGGATTACGGCCGCCGGCCTGAAGGCTCTCATTCGAAGCTTTCCACGTTCAAGGACGGCGCCAAGATCCTCTGGATGTTCGCGATGCTGATGAAGGAGACACGTCCCTTCGCCTTCTTTGGCATCATCAGCGGTTTTTTCATGCTGGCAAGCATGGCTTTCATGGCACCCGTGCTGATGGAGTATTTTCAAACCGGCCTCGTCAATCGGATGCCGACCTGGGTCTTGTCCATGGCACTGATGATGATCTCATTCATGGTCTTCACCGCAGGTCTCATTCTCGATTCCGTCGCGCGCTCGCGTTCAGAACAGCTGCGCATTTTCTATTTGAACGTCGCGGCCAGAAGCAACGGATCGACGACGTCCGAGCGTACGACTACCCCACACAAAAAGACGGCTCGCATCGCATGA
- a CDS encoding ArsC family reductase, with translation MTVTIYGIKNCDTMKKARNWLEEHDIAYQFHDYKAVGIDRAHLQAWTKDAGWETVLNRAGTTFRKLPEADRDNLDEGKAIALMLAQPSMIKRPVIEAHGRLLIGFKPEIYGSFFEA, from the coding sequence GTGACCGTCACGATCTACGGCATCAAGAACTGCGACACGATGAAGAAGGCGCGCAACTGGCTGGAGGAGCACGATATCGCCTACCAGTTTCACGACTACAAGGCAGTCGGAATCGATCGCGCGCATCTGCAAGCATGGACGAAGGACGCAGGCTGGGAGACCGTGCTCAACCGCGCAGGCACGACCTTTCGCAAGCTGCCGGAGGCCGACCGCGACAATCTCGACGAGGGCAAGGCGATCGCGTTGATGCTGGCGCAGCCGTCAATGATCAAGCGTCCCGTTATCGAGGCGCACGGCAGGCTGCTGATCGGCTTCAAGCCCGAGATCTACGGCAGCTTCTTCGAGGCGTGA
- a CDS encoding Gfo/Idh/MocA family protein has translation MLRFGILSTAKIGRELVVPAIQDAENCVVTAVASRDLARAREMADRFSVPHAFGSYEEMLASDKIDAVYIPLPTSQHVEWTIKAADAGKHVLCEKPIALKADEIDSLIAARDRNKVLITEAYMVTYAPVWRKVRSLIADGAIGTLQHVQGAFTYFNRDPGNMRNIPELGGGALPDIGVYPTISTRFSTGKEPLRVQAVTRRDPEFGTDIYSSVKADFGDFELSFYIATQLANRQVMVFHGTDGFIEVKSPFNADRWGAEEIELTNRSHNESTIFRFPDSRQYKREAEAFARAAKGEKEEVVTLESSKLSQKFIDAIYRASEKDGWEIV, from the coding sequence ATGCTGCGTTTTGGTATTCTTTCGACCGCGAAGATCGGCCGCGAACTCGTCGTCCCGGCTATCCAGGATGCGGAAAACTGCGTCGTGACGGCTGTTGCCAGCCGCGATCTGGCGAGAGCGCGCGAGATGGCGGATCGTTTCTCCGTTCCCCACGCCTTCGGCTCCTACGAGGAAATGCTGGCCTCCGACAAGATCGACGCCGTCTATATCCCGCTGCCGACGTCGCAGCACGTCGAGTGGACGATCAAGGCCGCCGATGCCGGCAAGCATGTGCTCTGCGAAAAGCCGATCGCGCTCAAGGCCGATGAGATCGACAGCCTGATCGCCGCCCGCGATCGCAACAAGGTCCTGATCACCGAAGCCTACATGGTCACCTATGCGCCGGTCTGGCGGAAGGTGCGCTCGCTGATCGCAGACGGTGCGATCGGCACGCTTCAGCATGTCCAGGGTGCCTTCACCTATTTCAATCGCGACCCCGGCAACATGCGCAACATTCCGGAGCTCGGCGGCGGCGCGCTTCCCGATATTGGCGTCTACCCGACGATCAGCACGCGCTTCTCGACAGGCAAGGAGCCGCTGCGCGTACAGGCGGTCACCCGACGCGACCCGGAGTTCGGTACAGACATCTATTCCAGCGTCAAGGCCGACTTCGGTGACTTCGAACTGAGCTTCTATATCGCCACCCAGCTTGCCAACCGCCAGGTCATGGTGTTCCACGGCACGGATGGCTTTATCGAGGTCAAGTCGCCGTTCAACGCCGACCGCTGGGGCGCCGAGGAGATCGAGCTCACCAACCGCAGCCACAATGAATCAACGATCTTCCGCTTCCCGGATAGCCGGCAATACAAACGCGAAGCCGAAGCGTTTGCGCGTGCAGCCAAGGGCGAGAAGGAAGAGGTCGTGACGCTGGAGAGCTCGAAGCTCAGCCAAAAATTCATCGACGCGATCTACCGCGCCAGCGAGAAGGACGGCTGGGAGATTGTCTGA
- a CDS encoding EamA family transporter, whose protein sequence is MQKYPAPLSDVLITALAPTIWGSTYFVTTSFLPHGYPLTVAFLRAFPAGLLLLAIVRKLPQGVWWFRAFVLGGLNFSFFWAMLFVSAYRLPGGVAATVGAIQPLVVILLSRLFLARPIQALAVSAGLFGMMGVALLVLTPNAALDPIGVAAGLAGAVSMAFGTVLTRRWVTPVSNLAFTAWQLTAGGILLAPVAFLFEPAFPAPTAANILGIAYLGLIGAAFTYLLWFRGLARIEPSAAAPLGFLSPVTATLLGWLGLGQSLTPAQLFGFAMVLASVWLSQRTMSVRPIRPDASPERASRPA, encoded by the coding sequence ATGCAGAAATATCCTGCGCCTCTGTCCGATGTGCTGATCACTGCGTTGGCTCCGACTATCTGGGGCAGCACATATTTCGTGACCACATCCTTTCTTCCGCACGGATATCCGCTGACGGTGGCTTTCCTGCGTGCTTTCCCGGCCGGGCTGCTGCTACTTGCGATCGTGCGGAAACTGCCGCAGGGCGTCTGGTGGTTCCGCGCCTTCGTGCTTGGCGGCCTCAATTTCTCGTTCTTCTGGGCGATGTTGTTTGTGTCGGCCTATCGGTTGCCGGGCGGTGTCGCCGCGACCGTTGGCGCCATTCAGCCGCTTGTCGTCATCCTGCTGTCGCGCCTCTTCCTCGCCAGGCCGATCCAGGCTCTTGCCGTTAGTGCTGGGCTCTTTGGGATGATGGGTGTCGCGCTATTGGTCCTCACGCCGAATGCGGCGCTGGATCCGATTGGCGTTGCTGCCGGTCTCGCCGGCGCGGTCTCGATGGCCTTCGGCACGGTGCTGACGAGGCGTTGGGTGACGCCCGTTTCGAACCTTGCTTTTACTGCATGGCAGCTGACGGCCGGCGGTATCCTGCTCGCGCCCGTCGCATTTCTCTTCGAACCCGCGTTCCCGGCGCCAACTGCGGCCAATATCCTCGGCATAGCCTATCTCGGCCTGATCGGCGCGGCGTTTACCTATCTGCTGTGGTTCCGGGGGCTCGCGCGCATTGAGCCCTCCGCTGCGGCCCCACTGGGTTTCCTAAGCCCGGTCACCGCCACCCTTCTCGGTTGGCTGGGTCTCGGACAAAGCCTGACGCCCGCGCAGCTTTTCGGCTTTGCAATGGTGCTCGCAAGCGTCTGGCTCAGTCAGCGTACGATGTCCGTCAGGCCCATTCGCCCTGACGCATCACCGGAGCGCGCGAGCCGTCCGGCTTAA